From one Eucalyptus grandis isolate ANBG69807.140 chromosome 9, ASM1654582v1, whole genome shotgun sequence genomic stretch:
- the LOC104419378 gene encoding transmembrane emp24 domain-containing protein p24delta7, which produces MRFDIESGHSKCITEDIKISAITVGKYSLVNPNEGYPMPDDYKLTVKVNSPQGHNHHHSDHVDSGNFAFTAGEGGDFSACFYMPELRPPRTMVIDFDWRIGVATKDWSSVAKKGTMEAMEVELKKLLDKVASIHDEMFYLREREEEMQKLNRSTNSKMGTFSFLSLLICLSVAGLQFWHLKSFFERKKLL; this is translated from the exons ATGCGGTTTGACATCGAATCGGGCCACTCCAAATGCATAACAGAGGACATCAAGATCAGTGCCATTACTGTTGGCAAGTACTCCCTCGTCAATCCTAACGAGGGCTATCCAATGCCTGACGATTACAAGCTCACCGTCAAG GTGAACTCACCTCAGGGACACAACCATCATCACTCGGACCATGTCGATTCGGGTAACTTTGCATTCACAGCAGGTGAAGGAGGAGACTTCTCGGCATGTTTCTATATGCCTGAGCTCAGGCCCCCGAGGACAATGGTGATAGATTTCGATTGGCGGATTGGCGTTGCCACCAAGGACTGGTCTAGCGTTGCTAAGAAGGGTACCATGGAA GCAATGGAAGTCGAGTTGAAGAAGCTGCTGGACAAGGTCGCATCCATTCACGATGAGATGTTTTATCTTCGCGAGAG GGAGGAAGAGATGCAAAAGCTTAACCGGTCGACCAACTCCAAGATGGGCACCTTCAGTTTCCTCTCACTCCTGATTTGCTTGTCCGTGGCGGGTCTGCAATTCTGGCATCTCAAGTCATTCTTTGAGAGGAAGAAGCTCCTTTAG